The nucleotide window TCAACTATTGGGGACGGAGATGCAAATAGTTCGATAATTGAACTAGACTAGGTGCACTGGCCGCCAATTGCTAGGGAAGGGGCAGCACCACCACTACTAGGTGGGGTTGTTCTGCTAGTTGGAGGAACTGTTCCCAGGTATGCAAAATTAGATTTTCCTACTTTTGATGGATCGGAAGATCCTTTTATGGCTGCATTGACGTGAACAATTCTTAAAAAACCAACACACCGATGAGGCAGACAAGGTAGGTTTGGCAACCTTTGACATGTTGGGAGAAGCACAACTTGGTCTTATTAGATGAAATTGGTAGGGCGTATAATGAATTGGTTAAAGTTTTGTAATGGTTGCACCCTTCGTTTAGGTCCTTCTGTGGGCAGCAATCTCGTGGGAGATTTGGTTAGTCTGAAACAAACAGGTACAATAAAGATCTATCTGCGGCAGCTTTAAGAAAAATTGGCGAGGGCCAGTCATTATGTTCGATTGGATCAACATGTTGGGTTATTCTTGGTTGGGTTGGATGATTCAATTCAACTTTGATGTTCGAATGCAAAAAACCCTTGATTTAGTCATGGCTAAGAGTCTTGCTAGAGCTTTTGAGCAGAAGCAACAGATGCTACATGTTGGAAATAAGCGTAAGGTAACTTGGTTAGGTAATGAGGACAGTAACACGTTAAGTGGAACTATGAGTCTCACTACAACCTTTTTATAAAAAACCTATCAAGGGAAGAAATTGCAGAGAGAAAGGTGAAGGGCTTATGCTATAATTGTGATGAACTGTATACAGTTAGGCATCAATGTAAAAGCTCTTTCAGTTGGAATTGGCTAGTCAAAATGATGCAGAACCAGAAATTGAAATTATGACTGAATTGGGTTGGTTTTATCATTAAGTGTATTGATGTCAAGCTTGAGGACAAGCTTTTTCTCTAACCTGGGATTTGGCTTTGATTTTTGTGGGGTTTAGTTATGATTTTATTTACTAGAATTCTcctattaatttaaataaaactatCCTAATAAATTAGCATACTTTGCTGTCATATTATAATTCTTATTAGAATATGAAACTAGTGTTTTGCATCTTATTTCCTAAATTGTAAACCTTAAGAGGAAAATTATTAATGAATAAAGGATGTTTGAAGTTCCAGTAAATTAAGGTAGGAACCACAGTTAGAGTTCCTAGGTAGGCAACTCTTTCAGAGTTCCACAACCATAGGGAAAAATAGGAATCCAAATAAGGATAAAGACCCTTTCTTCTAGTCTGATTAAAATTTCAGTCTAGGTTGTGGATTTCCCCTTCATGAGATGACATATTTGGCAAAGAGATTAATCATTACCCATCATGATATCTAATACAATACTTGGAAGTGTTCGCAACAGCAATAATGAGAATTATGGAAATGCTGACTTAGTGTTAATTTTAAAGTAGAGTCATCTAGAATAACTATTTGTTAAAAAACAAGTGCTGGTGTTTCAGGATTTGTATTTTATGTTTTGCTTCATTTTAAATTAATGGAGCTTGAAAACATGTTTTTAATGCAGTAATTTGGCAAGGGTCCACAAGGAAAACTGGTAGGCTTGAATTGGTAAAATTGCAGGGGTTTGAGCCCTTCTTCTGCCAATTATTTTGGACCCTTGATCTTCTTCTGCCTATTGATACTAACTTACTATGGATTTATTGTTTTGTATGACTATATATATTTGATAATGGCACATATGAGAGTATTTCCGTGATTCtgtctttttctttgttttaatttcataaaattatgtATTGGTTTTACTTAAAATTAAGATACAAATTAATTGTGTGTCTGTGTCACTAATTAAGCTATAAACTTTTATATTCAGTTCCGGCATTTTGCTAATAAAATTGGAAACCTGGAGCGTCCATTTCTCAAAGAATTTTTTCCTCGGTGGGTAGGATTTTATGGATGTCCAGTTCTCAGGTATGATTTAAGTGAATCATGTATTTAATGTCTTCTGCATTTGGCATTTTCTTGCTCGTTTCATATACTTAAATGTTATTTTCTTTCCTATCCTCAATTTGTAAGGATGGGGTTTTCCTACAACAAGCGGAAAAATATCATTGAGTTGGCAGTTCTGCGCGAATGCACAGCTACAATCGATTCAAGTGTATCAGTTCTGAATGCTAATCCTGATTCTGAAAATCGTGATGGTGATATTGGGTGGCCTGGAGTTATGACTGTGAGGGTTTATGAACTTGATGGTATGTCTGATCATCCTGATCTTCCAATGGCTGGAGATGCATGGCAGCTGCTGGAAATAGCATGCCACTCAAAGCTTGCTGCTAGACGCTACCAGAAGCCTAAAAAGGGTTCAAAACCTGATGGCTCTGATGATAATGGTGATTTGCCTACAGTAGATATGCGTTCAAGGTATTTTATCACACAAATGtggattttttttctttatatctTGTTCCAGAAGATTCCATTAACACATTCTTCCATGTTTAATTGTTCTTTTGCAGTGTAGACTCCCCATTGTTGTGGATTAGGGCAGATCCAGAGATGGAATATCTTGCTGAAATTCATTTTAATCAACCTGTACAGATGTGGGTAAGAAAACTATTGTTTTCATTTCTAGGTGAATTTTGTCAATGTTTTTGCATAACCCAGCATGAAGTAGGTCTGTTGCAAGGTCATTTTCCTTGATAGTTTACTCAGTCATTAAGTGCATATGGTTTATTAAGTTATGCACTCCTGTTATTTCTCTTTGTTGATTTAAAGGGTCACCCCCcaaaacacacacacaaaaaaaaaaaaaaaacattagggGGAATATTGGCTCTTGCTCTACATGGTTGTAAAATGCTTAACCAAAATGTTGACAATTCCATCATCACTTTCCAACTGGTCATGTAGGAATATAACACATGTTTTCTTGTATTCTTCCGGTGTAGATGTCTTCTATTGAATTATACCTAAGAAAAAATTAAACCACCTTTTTTTTTTGGTGTTTGTTCTCTTATTAACAAAAAGAAATTTTGGATGTGCTTGATTGTTCCCCATCATTGCTGTTGAAGGAGAGAAACTTGTCAATGTTTTTGCATAACCCTGCATGAAATAAGTCTCAGTTGCAAGGTTATTTTGTCTGATGATTTCAGACAAGCGCAAAAGGTTTATTTGGGTAGATTGTCCTGATATTTCTGATTAGAGGGAATATTGGCAACTTGATTTCAGACAAGAGTTTTTGCCAAAACTTGATTTCCACCATTTCAGCAACTTGTCTTTCTGGAATATCACATCTGTATTCTTGTGCTCATCCAAACTTGAGTGATTTtctaaatcaatttcatattCTATTGAATTATACCTCAGGTAATTAAACCAGCCTCCTTTATTTGCCTTTGTTTTTCGCTTATTcacaacaaagaaaaagaaagaagaaattttgGATGCACATAAATGTTCACGGTTGATAAGTGTGGATGTATGGCAATGTTCTTATCTGTTTCCGTTGCTAGGATCATTATATCACATAAGCAAAGCAGTAGTGGTAGATACATTTTCTGGTTGGATTTGACATTTCTCCTTGGCCTTATTTAAAAGGGTTATTTTCTCCTAGAAGATGATTATGACACATGCAACGTTTGCTCAATTATTCTCATAGCCAATAGCCTCTCCTCTACCTTGTATATAGCTCTTTCTGTTTCCTCCATGCAGCAGGGATTATTCATACTTATTTCTGTATTATTGGTTGCCGGCAAATAATTGGAGTAAAACCATTCAGTTGTATTTCTATAGTTTGGATGATGGACCATTGGAGTGTCACTATCAAAAGATGGCATGCTAATCTACTTGGTTGTTTCTAGCTAAATTTGTTGGAAACACAACTTCCGTGTTCAGATTTTCTGCCTGACAattttgttcattcttttggatatttattcacatatgtgACAAGATGCAATTTATTATGCATATTTGCAAAATGTTGTTTATTAATGAGCTTTCAAGTGAACTTCTAGATATTACTGAGAATCGAgataaagttctcggtttattgAATTACTAATTCCCAAAAGTCAGCTTGAAATTTCAATTTTAGCATGTCGAAGATGTATTtaactaataacaaaatttttaaGCTTGCAATTTTAACTTGGAATATGCCTtctatgaaaatgaaaaaaattatacgTACAAAGCAAGAAAAATAACTGTCTGTTAACATGCTTTGAGTTTAGAGGATCAGGGAGAGCATACATTCTAACCCTTCATGTGGTGATCAACCTAATAAATTAAGCCATAATTCCAATTTAGTTCTTGTTAGGCCGTAGATATGTGGTTAATCAGCACCACAAGCATAAGTCTAGTCTAAATTCCACATTGTAATATTAAACTGTCAAGATAGACTGTAATCTTACAATATATCCTTAAACAAGGTTTAAGTATTTACTTGAAATCTTTTTTCAACCTGTTGAAGCCCAGTTATTTGTCTTTGATAAATATAATTGGATTAAATGGGAATTTTACTGAGAACTAATTGTATCTGATGACACAGAACAAGGTAACTACTTAGTTCAAGATTGCTTTTATTTTACAGAATTTGTATCCAGTTGTGTAGCTGTATCTGTTGCTTTTTATAAACCACTTCCATTGATTTAATTTTTCGTTGGTATTTGACttcttaaaattggtaaaatcaTCAGATTAATCAGTTAGAGAAGGATGAAGATGTGGTAGCTCAGGCACAAGCAATCACTGCACTAGAATCTTTACCAGAGCTTTCATTTTCTGTTCTCAAGGCACTGAATAATTTCCTGATTGACTCCAAGGTTTTTTCTGCTCTCCAAGGACTTATTTGGCTAAGAGTCGTTATGAAttgaatttaatcattttgatTTTCCTTTGTGTCAAGGCCTTCTGGAGGGTTCGAATCGAGGCTGCACTTGCATTAGCTAGCACATCTTCCGAGGTATCATCAGCAGCATTTGATGCTCAATGACTAGTGATGAAATTAGTTTCTTTATGTGACGTTAACCAAATTATTCACCTATTTCTTTCACTGGAAAATTATGTTATGATTTTGAAACCCTTTTTTGTAGCAATTGCATGTCTTTTCAAGTTTCGCTAAAACTATTCTTAACTTTCATGTTCTTCGCATGATGCTCTGAATGTGGCATCGGTTGATGTTTTCTTTTAACATCTTACCTGCAATGATCCATATGCATGGGGCAGTTAGATTGCTTCTTATTGGTTGTTCAATAGTGAGAtttgttataatttttaatatattagtaTCACTTTTTAACTAAAAAATATTTGTGCTGTTCCAAGTTTCTTTAATAGTTTGCATATTTTAATTGATCTTTTGTCATCTTGTTAGTTTTTTGCATTTGCTTTAGGCATGGAGGTTTTATTTCATTCTCTGGCTGGCAGGAAACTGACATGGCTGGTTTGCAACATCTGGTGAAATTTTATAAAAGTAGAAGGTTTGACACAGATATTGGACTACCAAAGTGAGTTTCTTAACCTGAGTCTCAATTTGTCAATGATTGCTAAAATGCCCTAATAAGAAGTTCCTTTTCCTGCTGATCTTGCCAGACCAAATGACTTCTCAGATTTTCCGGAGTACTTTGTTCTTGAGGTAATGCAATGAGGTAGGCTGTGGTAAACTATGTGCTTATGATGTTTACAACTAGCTCAGGTGCCTCTGATGCTAGTGAAATTGTTGGTTTATGGAATTTGAATTAAACACTGCAAGATATATTTGATCTAGAGGTTTGAAAAGGGATGACAAGGTCCAAGATAGTAACATTGGGCATTTCCTGCCTTCATGTGGGATTTTTGCATAAATTAGGTTAATTGCCTCTTTATGCTGCCTGGACTTGTAGCTTTTTTCCTTACTTTGAGATGCTGCTTGTTTGCACCGGTACTTACGCTTGGGTTGCTAAATTTATAACTGAAATGTAGTTTGTGGGAGTTCCTTGAACCCAAGATAGCAACACTGGTATTTCTATCTTCATGTGGTACTTTTGCATAAATTAGGTTAATTGCCTCTGTATGCTGTTCAGACTTCTAGCTTTTTTCTTTACTTTGAGATGCTTCCTGCATGCATTGGTGCTTAAGCCCGAGTTACTAAATTTCTAACTTAAATGTAGTTTGTGGGCGTTCCTTAAACCTTCTTCATTTTCTTTGGTTTGTTAGGCCATTCCACATGCCGTAGCAACGATAAGAGCTGCAGACAGGAAAAGCCCCAGAGAAGCTGTTGAGTTTATTTTGCAACTTTTAAAGGTATGATTTCCTTGGCCATCACTTACTTTACAAGATCAACAACAAGATGTGTAATGCCCATTCTAATCAATCTACATCAGTGATGGCTTGCTAATTTTGCTGCATGGATCTTTCAGTGAGTAATCAATGATCTGTAGCTGTCAATTGCTGCATAAATGATAGAACCTTGGAAGTTTTTTTCCTTTGATTTGCATGATTTTTGCTTGTCAAGAAGAGAAGGGGTTGACCTCCTAATTTTGCAATATAGAAATATTTGTTACTGCTACTCTTCATGTTTTTCTAGAAGTGCTTCTATCTGACGCATTTTAGGACATGGTTAGAGGTTAATGACTCTCCAAGGACCCTCTAAATACATGGAAAAgctttaaaagaaaattaaacatACCCCTGCTGGATACATACTTGTATCTAACACTGACACCCGAGTTCAATTAAGACTGAGAAATCAATATTATAGTGagcttttatttcattatttataatatatttttgcaTGGTTTACTTATGGAGTTcaatttttttgttcttttttattattattattcattggGAGGAAGATCATATGATCTGGCTAAAAACAAATTAAGCTTCTGTTAATTCTTGATTAACTTCTCAGCTTTTTTGTACTTTGAAAATCtggcaaattttataacttttgctGATTCTTGATACTAAGCATATTGCCTATTAGGCAGCTTGATACGAATTATTGTGAATATTTGTGATTGATAGTTCAACTCATCAAAGGGGGACTGAAACCTTAGGACTCgttagagagagaaagagagggaGGGTTTTTTAATGGAAATTATGCTTAGGTTTTATTATTCCATACGTCCCTTTAAATAAGGACCTGTCTTTGTTACATAAATGGGAAACCTATTGTAGAAAGGTTGTAAATAAACTGAAATAAAAAGCACAACAAAACCcaaggaaaaaataaaatcacGATGTAGCCTTAACTAGATAATCAAAATGAATGACCTTTCCTAACATAAATTGAGCTCATAACACTGCTCTTCTGTTGTTCTTGGGCATTGTTTCCATGCTACTTATTCTACTTGCTATTTTGGCTCTTAAAAGGTTTCTAAAATGCAACGCAAGCGGTAACAAGaacaattaattttgattaaaaatgAACAACCAAATACAACATTAATTCTAACATGGTTCTTCCATCTTTTAGGTCACTGTATATTCAACTTTACTTTTTTATATTCAAAATcattattccttttttttttttttttgcatgcaaATGCATTTTCTGTCTTTTGTTTATGAAGTTACAAGTAGCTAAAGCAACTACCCATTGAATTAGAAAAGTCAAACTTCTGCAAGATCTAAAAGGACATTGGACATAGCATGTGTCTTTAGGAGAGTATGCTAGTGAAAGCATGTGCGTGATGCTTAAAGACTGCACAGAAATAaggtttttaattttgttaagTTCTATCATTCCTTTAAACTCTGCAAAATATGCGACGATAAGTTCTGCAGAATATCCTCTCTCATCTCTATAAGTAGAGAAACCAATTGACAACTGTATCTGGGATAGTCAAAGGTGTTACTGAATTCGAGgaatgatgtcatgagtatgatttatTGATTTTTCTTCATATTTTCAGTGAGCTTGAACTAATCGCGGTATTGTACTTGATATATTTTATCTTGTTGAAGTGCAAGATAAGGTGGTTCTCCATGCATTGCATGGAAAGAGACTTGGAAGAACCAGGACTTGCTTTCTATGAGTTAAAAAGGCTTGTGCTAATATCTTGCACTGTGCAATAAATAAATGACCTTAAAAATGAAAAACGAGGTTAtataactaaaacatgcatatgGGTGtgtatgacttgccactgatcaACCAGTTAAAGGATTTATGGTTGAAGAGGTGATGGGACATACAATATTAAATTGGAATGAAAACTAATTTGGTATGTCAAGATTTTTTTGAATGAAAACTAATTTGGTATGtcaagatttttttttcttttggtcaTTCTCTAGATCATTCAATATGCAGAAAACATTCTTAATTTGTTTGGTCCTACCATACTTTTTGTTTATAATATTAAATTGGAATGAAAACAAATTTGGTTTGTCAACAAAAGTTCTTTTATGTTCGGTCATTCCCTATATGATTCATAAATGCAGAGAGCATTCTTAAATCTTTTGGTCCTACCATACTTCGTGTATATTATTGATATACACTGCTTACCTTGCTCTTTATACTGAATTATTATTGTAAACGGTGCTTCATTTATTTGCTTTGGTTCTTATGCTTGATATTTAGTCCTCCTCCTTATTCCGGCTTTCTGTTTTTCACTTGTCTTTGACagtataatgataataatgagaATCCTTACTCTGATGTATTCTGGCTCGCTGCATTGGTACAGTCAGTTGGTGAACTTGAATTTGGGCAACACGTACGtaaatatattttttacttaCACCTTTTGGTATGCATCTTAATTCGTTTAAAAGCTTGTGTAGGTTTTTTTGTCGTTAAGTTTCTGCAGTTTAATTCTTTGTTCTGTTACTACAATCTACAAGGAATAACAGTATATATGATTCTTAAAGAAATTAGTCTTTCTTGTTGTGTAAGTATTTTCTTCGCATGCTAGGATTTTGAAATATAGGGTAATATGTTGCAATTTGTTCCCATCAAATCGACATTATCAGCATAGCTCCCCCTCCCCCTCACACTCATATTCTTTACATGAATGTGCCATGAACAGATGCTTGCCAGACTCTGAAAATACAGATCAATTAATGGACATTAGCATCTTATTTGTGTGCTTTCCTCTTCTGCTGCTGCTACTACTGTTGATTCTTTCAGTTTCCTTTTTTCTTGAAcccttttttttctcaattaaatttCCTTTTGGCTGATGGGGCATGTCATGGGTAAAGAATAGCTTTCCAATGTTACAGATTTTGGTTTCACTCATGCATGACCTATGTCATTTTAAAACATTCATCTGCAAGGCTATCCTATTTACAATTTTTTGCTTTCTTCGTCTTATTTCAGAGTATTTACTTTTTATCTTCTCTTCTGAAGCGCATTGATCGGCTTTTGCAGTTCGGCAGGTAATAATTATCTTCTGATCTGTTTGATTAAAGACTGATTATTCCAAATAATCTCCTGGTTATTTACATCTTATGACACTTACCAGGTTGATGCCTAGTTACAATGGTATATTGACAATCAGTTGCATCCGGACCTTGGCACAGATTGCATTAAAGCTTTCTGGATTCATCCATCTAGTGTGTTTTTTCTCTGATCCTTTATCATATAATGTCTACTTTGCATATTTCTTTATATTTCTTTATCAATTTTGTTTCTCGCTGCAGGATCATGTCTTTGAACTAATTAAACCATTTCGAGATTCCAAGACAATCTGGCAAGTTCGAATAGAAGCAAGCAGAGCTTTGCTTGATCTTGAGCACCATTGCAATGGCATCAATGCGGCATTGTTGTTGTTTATAAAGTATATAGAGGAGGAGCCTTCTTTAAGAGGTTCCCTTCAgtaaatttttttctgaaaaataTCTTCTCTAACTTTCCTGATGTTATccaaaatgtttattttattggTAATATTTAGTTGTACTttatatttctttaaaatttgatGATGTTATACATTCTCTGATTGTAGGTCAGGTAAAGTTGGGTGTGCATGCTATGCGGTTATGTCAGATACAAGGTGGATCTATCTCTAGTGAGGATATTAAGGCGACAACACTTGTAGCTTTGCTTCATCTTTTAGAAAGCCGCATAGCATTCAATAATGTATTCCTCCGGCACTACTTGTTCTGCATTTTACAAGTTCTTGCAGGAAGGTGGGTATGCATTCTAATATGGTCTCTCTAGGATTTAAAACTTTCCTTTGGACAAGTGGTTGCTTCATACATGTTGATAATATTCCTGGGGAAAAGACTACATTGATGACCAAAGTATATAATTCTGTTACTGTTGTCTTCTGAAGATTGTCCTGTTTGATCTTATTGAGCTTCGGACAGAACTGCTGATTAGTAGACAGTTTTAGCATAAgcttttatgaaatttttgtcGAGGTCATGAGAGACTAGTCACAGATAGGAAGTGAGCTGGGAGAGGACTAAGATAATCTTCCAGTTTGGTTTGTTCTgaatttttgtttcaaatcttATGAAGTTTAGGTACTTCAAGTTATGGAGAAAAAAGGATTGGCAATGATGGTTTGCCCTGTGCGGCTTTTGGGGTTAAAATGGTGATGAGAATAAGgagattattttcttttttttttcctggcaaaaagaaaaaaaaaaagagagagatcaGAAAGTCTTGCAGGTGGCTACCCTGGTGCTTTTACGGTATAAttggagtaatcagtacgaattTGATTGAGTCCTTTACATAGTCTCAAatgtttgtgttttttttttttccttatacGGTGAGTTACTGGAGTTTCTTGTGGCTTGATGTTTATGATACCCTATAAGCGCAAATAGTCCATTTCTCtggaaataaaatgaaaatagaaaCGACCATTCTGATTTAAATAGTAAAACTTAATTAGGAATAACCAGTGGGAACACATAAGTACCAAATTTTAGTTACGAGAAATTTAAATTTGTTGAAACCCTAAAAACTCCGAACTAGATTCCTAATAAATTAGCAGTAGAAATTGTTAGGAAACTTCTGATTTGCTTAAAGCTATGCAACAAAGTCGAAGAATGAGAACCTAATTTGTGGTTGTGGCATTGGAAGCTTGGTATTCTTTTGTTATATCTTTTGTGGTTCAATATGCTTTGCCTTATTGGAAGAAACATACTAGTGAATTTGATGTAGCACAGAGTTCTCTTGTGGTGCTTGTTTTCAATTAATTTATGCTGTTTATAAGAGGCTTATGTCAGAAACTTGTAACTTCCATTTCAATTAGCAATTTCTTTTTGAGAATCTCATATATTTTGTCTTATTTCGAAACAAAAATTGGTAATCAAATTTTTGAGCTCTCATTTTCAGATCCCCCACACTTTATGGAGTGCCTAAAGAGAAGTTGCCCTGTATGGGTAATGTGGAGATTTGTAATGAGCAGAAGAACAATTTCGGTGCTCCTGTTAATGAGATAAGGCCACCTCAACCTCAACCTCAACCTCCAATGGGGAATCCGAGCCATTCAAACCATTCGCATGACAATTTGGCAATTCCAGAAGCTTCAAAGGAAGTAGATACAGTCTCTAACAGTCATGATAGGAAGACAGCTGTTGTTAAGATAAGGGTCAAGCAGTCAGCAACATCCAGTAAAGCAGAGGAAGCAGATAATGGTACTGCCGAAAGGTCCGAGGGTGGGGAAAGATCTGAAGGAAGGCGTAATCATGATGCTGATCGGGGTGCAACCAGTTCTGTTTCTGTGGATGCACCCCAAAGAAATTCGGCTGAGGCCGTGAGCATAAGCAATCAAAATATTGAAGAAGTTAACTCATTTCATGATCATGGTTCTCGGATTACTGCTAGCATTGGGAGTGCAAAAATTGCAAGTGAAGGTGACAACTTTGGTAAGGAACTTCAGTGTACAGCTGATTCGGGTAATGCCTCGGTGCACCATCAGCCTGATGATCCCTCGTCACCAAGCATCATTCAAGATAACTACATAGATGCTGAAGCGAAAAAATATGCAAGTCTACAAACACTATCAATCTCGAGGGACGACGGTCCTCCATTCCAGGAGAAGGAGAAGGAGAAGAAAAAGAagtcgaagaagaagaagaaagataaggaaaagaaaagaaagggggAAGAGCACAAAGGAGAGCGAAACGATCCAGAGTATTTAGAAAAGAAGCGattgaaaaaagagaaaaaacacAAGGAAAAGGAGATGGCAAGGATACTGGGTGAAGTGAAGGCAGCTTCGGGGGAGTTAAAAAGTAAGAAAGAGGAGACCACATCTTTAACACAGATGGGTGGTAACAAACAGGAAGCGGATAATTTGAATTCAAGTGAACCCCCTAAAGTTGTAATTACAAAGTTGGAAACCAGGACCGAGCCTACACAACCTACATCTGCGCCCAAATTCCGAATCAAGATTAAGAGCAAGCCTTTAAGTAAGTCTTAGGTTTTTGTCTTTAAAAAAAGTATATTGGTGAATTCAAGAAAAAACTATTAACTTTCTTCTCCGGCATTGGGAAAAGGTTAATTTGAAATTCAGTGCAAATCTTATTTGGAATTATTGTTctcattttcaatttttctctagtcactatttaatttttttgatcTTGGTGCTTAAAATTGGAATTGGTTGCTTCCACAAATATTCATTCAACTATTAAATGTTTTTATTTCAGGCTCTTAACATAAAAAGCTAGCAGTTTATGTTTTTATTTCAGGCTCTTAACATAAAAAGCTTGCAATTTAGGTGCTCATGTATTTTAGTATAAGAATTATAGGTTTAGCCCAGTTTAGGTTTAAATTGAGTCGGTGTAGATAGTGTTAAAAAAATGTTGATTAAGAAAATGATTTATAGTTACtgcagaaaattaaaattttgtaaaatcaaactggtttgtgatatttataataataattttttactgAACGGTTCTGTGTCATGTGAGAATGATTTGAGCCGATTTTGGCTTTTAACCAAACATTTTTCACTATCCAAAGCCTAGGTCCCAAGGCACATGGATCAAACCATGCTATATTCGAAATGGAAATAATAAAAACTTCCATCGTCGCCTAATCACGTCCACTCTTACTGGTAGATCCCATGCttccctgactattccttgcatgGTTCGAGCAG belongs to Gossypium arboreum isolate Shixiya-1 chromosome 7, ASM2569848v2, whole genome shotgun sequence and includes:
- the LOC108489706 gene encoding transcription initiation factor TFIID subunit 2 isoform X1: MAKPRKPKPEDPKPAHSGAVVRHQKLCLSIDTNLRRIYGYTELEIEVPDIGIVGLHAENLGIESVLVDGEPTDFEYYPRSQSSDIEKRWASAVSSPSSAADVAAAAYITALDTELIPNLLINCCNKMQIEQMNTEPNGVQSSAEVNQNVKSVRVNYWVEKMETGIHFEDNVVHTDNQIRRARCWFPCIDDNNQRCCFDLEFTVAHNLVAVSNGSLLYQVLSKYDPPCKTYVYRLDVPVTAQWISLAVGPFEILPDQHNGLISHMCLPPNLPKLRHTVEFFHNAFSEYEQYLDAKFPFGSYNQVFLSPEMAISSSTVGASLCILTSQVLFDEKVIDQTIDTCIKLAFALSRQWFGVYITPEAPNDEWLLDGLAGFLTDLFIKKFLGNNEARYRRYKANCAVCKADDSGATALSSSFACKDLYGTHSIGLLGKIRSWKSVAILQMLEKQMGPDFFKKILQAIICRAQSTTCPVRSLSTKEFRHFANKIGNLERPFLKEFFPRWVGFYGCPVLRMGFSYNKRKNIIELAVLRECTATIDSSVSVLNANPDSENRDGDIGWPGVMTVRVYELDGMSDHPDLPMAGDAWQLLEIACHSKLAARRYQKPKKGSKPDGSDDNGDLPTVDMRSSVDSPLLWIRADPEMEYLAEIHFNQPVQMWINQLEKDEDVVAQAQAITALESLPELSFSVLKALNNFLIDSKAFWRVRIEAALALASTSSEETDMAGLQHLVKFYKSRRFDTDIGLPKPNDFSDFPEYFVLEAIPHAVATIRAADRKSPREAVEFILQLLKYNDNNENPYSDVFWLAALVQSVGELEFGQHSIYFLSSLLKRIDRLLQFGRLMPSYNGILTISCIRTLAQIALKLSGFIHLDHVFELIKPFRDSKTIWQVRIEASRALLDLEHHCNGINAALLLFIKYIEEEPSLRGQVKLGVHAMRLCQIQGGSISSEDIKATTLVALLHLLESRIAFNNVFLRHYLFCILQVLAGRSPTLYGVPKEKLPCMGNVEICNEQKNNFGAPVNEIRPPQPQPQPPMGNPSHSNHSHDNLAIPEASKEVDTVSNSHDRKTAVVKIRVKQSATSSKAEEADNGTAERSEGGERSEGRRNHDADRGATSSVSVDAPQRNSAEAVSISNQNIEEVNSFHDHGSRITASIGSAKIASEGDNFGKELQCTADSGNASVHHQPDDPSSPSIIQDNYIDAEAKKYASLQTLSISRDDGPPFQEKEKEKKKKSKKKKKDKEKKRKGEEHKGERNDPEYLEKKRLKKEKKHKEKEMARILGEVKAASGELKSKKEETTSLTQMGGNKQEADNLNSSEPPKVVITKLETRTEPTQPTSAPKFRIKIKSKPLSKS
- the LOC108489706 gene encoding transcription initiation factor TFIID subunit 2 isoform X2 codes for the protein MQNVKSVRVNYWVEKMETGIHFEDNVVHTDNQIRRARCWFPCIDDNNQRCCFDLEFTVAHNLVAVSNGSLLYQVLSKYDPPCKTYVYRLDVPVTAQWISLAVGPFEILPDQHNGLISHMCLPPNLPKLRHTVEFFHNAFSEYEQYLDAKFPFGSYNQVFLSPEMAISSSTVGASLCILTSQVLFDEKVIDQTIDTCIKLAFALSRQWFGVYITPEAPNDEWLLDGLAGFLTDLFIKKFLGNNEARYRRYKANCAVCKADDSGATALSSSFACKDLYGTHSIGLLGKIRSWKSVAILQMLEKQMGPDFFKKILQAIICRAQSTTCPVRSLSTKEFRHFANKIGNLERPFLKEFFPRWVGFYGCPVLRMGFSYNKRKNIIELAVLRECTATIDSSVSVLNANPDSENRDGDIGWPGVMTVRVYELDGMSDHPDLPMAGDAWQLLEIACHSKLAARRYQKPKKGSKPDGSDDNGDLPTVDMRSSVDSPLLWIRADPEMEYLAEIHFNQPVQMWINQLEKDEDVVAQAQAITALESLPELSFSVLKALNNFLIDSKAFWRVRIEAALALASTSSEETDMAGLQHLVKFYKSRRFDTDIGLPKPNDFSDFPEYFVLEAIPHAVATIRAADRKSPREAVEFILQLLKYNDNNENPYSDVFWLAALVQSVGELEFGQHSIYFLSSLLKRIDRLLQFGRLMPSYNGILTISCIRTLAQIALKLSGFIHLDHVFELIKPFRDSKTIWQVRIEASRALLDLEHHCNGINAALLLFIKYIEEEPSLRGQVKLGVHAMRLCQIQGGSISSEDIKATTLVALLHLLESRIAFNNVFLRHYLFCILQVLAGRSPTLYGVPKEKLPCMGNVEICNEQKNNFGAPVNEIRPPQPQPQPPMGNPSHSNHSHDNLAIPEASKEVDTVSNSHDRKTAVVKIRVKQSATSSKAEEADNGTAERSEGGERSEGRRNHDADRGATSSVSVDAPQRNSAEAVSISNQNIEEVNSFHDHGSRITASIGSAKIASEGDNFGKELQCTADSGNASVHHQPDDPSSPSIIQDNYIDAEAKKYASLQTLSISRDDGPPFQEKEKEKKKKSKKKKKDKEKKRKGEEHKGERNDPEYLEKKRLKKEKKHKEKEMARILGEVKAASGELKSKKEETTSLTQMGGNKQEADNLNSSEPPKVVITKLETRTEPTQPTSAPKFRIKIKSKPLSKS